In the Acetobacterium sp. KB-1 genome, GTGAATCATTCCACCTTCCGGCGTGAATTTTATAGCGTTATGGAGAAGATTCACCCAAACTTGAGACAGCAACCCCTCGTCGCCCTGGATTGATAATCTTTCCAAATCCACTTCCATCACAATATGCTTGGTGCTCCATTGTGGCTCTAACATCAGGGCAACATCCTCTAACTGCTTGTCGAGCCTGAATTCGATGAAGGATAAAGGTTCACCTCCAGTTTCCAGCGCTGATAGCTTCAGCAGATTATCACTTAAAGCGGACAACCGTTTGCTTTCGGTTTCAATGATACCTAAATAGCGATTTTTTTGTGCAGTTGTTAGGGTGTCGCTTTTTAATAATGCGGCAAAACCGCTGATGGAAGTCAGCGGAGACTGTATCTCGTGAGATACGTTGGAAATAAAATCCTGTCGTAGCTGTTCCATCGTGCCAAGTTCTTTCGCTATTTTATTGATTCCCTCCACCATATCGTTGTGGTGGTACTCATCCCAAGTCTCGATAAAGACGTCGAAATCCCCTTGGGCAATTCTTGTCATAGCGTTTAGTAATTGATTTTGCATAACATGATGCTGCTGGATACCTTTTGAATACTTACTAGCGATTAATCTGGAAACGGATGCCACACATATAAATAAAATCATGCCAACGAGTCCTGAAATAATATGAGTCCAAAATTCCGAAGGCGTGCCGGTCCAGTGGTAAATCATAACTGTAATGCCATACCCGGCGGCAAAAGAACAGCCAAAAGTAAAAAAAAGTAAAGCTACTGAAATTGCGGCAGGAGGTCGTTTAGTCTGTTTCATGAGACCACCTCCAACCGGTATCCAAGACCCCGGATGGTGGTAATTTTAAAACCGGTCTGTTGCTCCGGAAAACGATCGCGCAATCGGTTTACATGGACGTCTAACGTCCGTTCGTTTCCCTCAAAATCAACGCCCCAGATATCTTCAATCAATCGGTTGCGGGAAAATGTTTTACCGGGAAAGCTTGCCAGCTTGAAGAGCAATTCAAATTCCTTCATCGGAATATCTTCATGTAAGCCATTCATTGTGATGCTGTGGCGGTTTCTATCGATCGTAACATTGCCGATCTGGATTATCTGGGATGCTTAAATTTTATAACGCCGCAACAGCGCCTGAACGCGTACGACCAATTCATCGCCTTCAAAAGGCTTGGTCAGATAATCGTCGGCGCCAAGTCCGAAGCCTTTTACCTTGTTTGCGAGCTCACCTTTGGCCGTCAGCATTAAAATCGGCATGTTTTCGTAATAAGAACGCAAATGACGACAGAGCTCAAAGCCGTCCATGTTCGGCATCATGATGTCGATAATTGCCAGATCAGGGTTATCAATATCGATATTTTGTAGCGCTTCATGTCCGTCTGCTGCCTCGCATACTTCAAATCCGTTGTTTTGAAGCAAAGCAATCACAAGTTCACGGATGTTTGAATCGTCGTCAACAATCATAATTTTACTCATCTTTCATCACCTCTTCTAAATTGTATCATACCGATTTAAACGGAGATTAAACGAAGCAAAAAAATTGCAACTTTTGATTATTTCCTAATGTGGTGATATATGAGTGTTACAACTTCATTGTACCATTGCACAGCTTTATTATAACCTTGGTGACTACTTTGTGTGTTGAAATTGCTGGAGATGTCTATTATGAAAAAAGTATACAGCGAATAAGAGTACTTTGAAGCGTCAAAACGGCAGATAAAATTGGTATTACAAGTATTCTAAAAAAAGATAAAAGTGTCGTAAAGATGTCGTATATAAAGAATTGATGGCTTTAATAAGCCGTTTTATTGCTGATTCGTAATCAATAGGTTGGACCTGCCAGTCCAGTAAAAATAGCACAAGTGAGCCGTTTTATCGGCTTTTTTTTGTGTCGCAAATAAAGGAAAGCGGACAAAAAAACGCTTTATACTTCTAAAAAACCTGTTCAAAAAGTCCGCATGTTGAGCCGTTTTGTTTTGAAATTTCAAGATTAGAAAGGATGAGAAAAGGATGAAAAGAATTAGAAAAGATCAAAAAAGTCTGATAAATATAATAATTCAATCATCTTTTGGGAGGATGAATGCAATCGTTTAAAATGCTACGATTATTACGTAATAATGATCAAATAAATTTAGGAGGCGAAATAATGGTAGAAGTCCAAGTTCCTATGATAGGACAATCGGGAATGGATGTAAGAATTGAAGTATGGATGATTGAAGAAGGTGAACACATTGAAAAAGGAGAACCTTTGTACGAACTTTCCAATGAAAAACTCAATCAGGAGATTGAAAGCCCTGCCACTGGTACTTTAGTTAAAATTTTAGTGCCAGAAGGTGAGACTGTTGCTGTTGGCGATATACTTGCCCACATTGAAGAATAGGAGTTAATATGGCAGAGCCGAAAAGAATAAAAGAAAGTTATAAAATTTCTGGTGCACGTAAATTCATCGGGAAGAAAATGACAGAGAGCCTGAGAGATTATCCGCAAGGATCGGGATCGATTTATTTTCCAGTAGACGCAGTGCTTGACCTAAAAGATGAACTCAAGGCTCAAAATCCTAATGTAAGTGTTACCTCTGTATTTGTCAAGCTGGCAGCGGAGGCTTTAAAAGAACACCCGTTGATAAATTCAGCATTGATCGGTGATGAATTCTTTATTTATGATTCGATAAATATTGCAGTGGGTATTGGTTTGCCCGAAGGAATTATGATGGTTGTTGTTAATGAAGCTCAAGATAAAGATGTTTTCCAAATTTCAGATGAGCTTCAAGACATGATTGCAAAATTAAAAACAAAAAAACTCGGAATGGAACATATGATGAATTCTACTTATACCATAAGTAATATGGGGATGCTTGAAATAGACCAGGTAACACCATTTTTGAATCCACCGGAAACGGGCATCATGGCCATTGGGACAACAAAAAAACAATTGGTTGTGAATGATGATGACACCACCAGCATTAAAAGAATGGCGTGTTTCAGTGTGACAATTAATCATGCAGCTATTGACGGATTTCATAGTGGCTTATTTCTAAAAACATTTAAGAAATATTTACTGGACCCAAAATCATTTATGGGTTTGAAATAAGAATATTGGAGGTAAATTAATGAACTTTTCAAATGAAGAACTTCTGGACATGTATTCGGATATTGTAAAATCAAGAGTCCTCGGTGAAAAAATCGTTGAATACATTTATAGTGGAAAAATTGCAGGTGCAATCCATCCTTGTTTAGGACAGGAAGCGGTTAGTGCTGGTATTTTGACGGCATTCAAAAAATCGGACATTATCACCTATGGTACTGAAACACATCGAGCTCAGACCGTGATGGCTCATCGTGTTGGTTGGAAACCATTTATTGCGGAATTGCTTGGCCGAACCGGTGGCTGTAATGACGGCATATCAGGTGAATATCATATCCATGATCTCAAAAATGGACAACTCCCTGCAGCCGGTGCACTCGGCGGGACCTGGGCCGAAATTGCTGGATTTGCATGGGCTCTTAAGAATGATGGTAAAAAGCGACAGATTGGTTTTGCTCCATATGGAGACGGTGCGATCAGTCAAGGTGCAACCTATGAAGCAATGAACATAGCGGCCCTTTTCAAATTGCCGATTTTGTTCTTCATCGAAAATAATGGGATTGCGATGTCGACACCGGTGGAAAGCCAGTCGCCATTGGAAAACCTGGCCGATCGAGCAGCAGCATTTAACATGAAAGGCGTTACGGTTGATGGCGATGATCCCGTAGCAGTCGCTGAAGCAGTTCTAAATGGGATGGAATTGGCAGCTAATAATGAGCCGAATGTTGTTGAAGTCAAAACAATGCGTTGGGAAGGCCATTATGTTGGTGACGCTCAGAAATATCGCGATTTGAGTTATAAAAAAGATTTAGATTCTATTTGCCCGGTTGTTCGTTTCGAAAAACGCTTGAAAGAATTAGGAATTCTTGATGATGAAATCATTAAAGCAGTGAAAGAAGCACAAACAAAAGAAATTGTTGAAGGTTTTGATGAAGGATTAAGTCAAAGCTGCGTAACTAAAGAACAGGTGTTAGATTACAAGAGAGTTTATTCAAATAATGCAGGAGGTGAACTATAATGTCAGAAATGTCAGTTATGAAAGCGCTGAATCTTGCCATGTTCGAAGAAATGGCGACTGATGAAAAAGTTATATGTATTGGAGAAGATCTGGGCAAACAAGGTGGATGCTGGGGAACCTTTACCGGGTTACAAGAAAAATTTGGAAAAAATCGTGTATTGGAATTTCCGATTTTAGAAGCTGGTTACACATTATTCTCTGTCGGTGCTGCATTAGGTGGGTATCGGCCAATTGTAGAATTTATGTTTGCCGATTTTGCAACACTCGGATTTGAAGGGATTGTCGATATTGCAGCAAAAATTCGGTTTAATTCCGGTGGCGTCGATAGTTGCCCGGTAACTTTTGTTTTGCCTCAGGGTGGAGGAGGAAAGAGTGGAGCCCACCATTCTCAAAGTGTTGAAGCTTGGTTTGCAAATGTACCGGGGCTAAAAATTGTTGCGCCGACAACTCCAGCAGATGTAAGAGCTTATTATCGTGCTGCGATT is a window encoding:
- a CDS encoding cell wall metabolism sensor histidine kinase WalK — its product is MKQTKRPPAAISVALLFFTFGCSFAAGYGITVMIYHWTGTPSEFWTHIISGLVGMILFICVASVSRLIASKYSKGIQQHHVMQNQLLNAMTRIAQGDFDVFIETWDEYHHNDMVEGINKIAKELGTMEQLRQDFISNVSHEIQSPLTSISGFAALLKSDTLTTAQKNRYLGIIETESKRLSALSDNLLKLSALETGGEPLSFIEFRLDKQLEDVALMLEPQWSTKHIVMEVDLERLSIQGDEGLLSQVWVNLLHNAIKFTPEGGMIHVILTSDQTKVCCQIIDTGIGIRSEDQIHIFERFYKVDKSRDRALGGNGLGLSLAKKIVELHEGQITPQSEINKGTTFTITLPKLLSIKDR
- a CDS encoding thiamine pyrophosphate-dependent dehydrogenase E1 component subunit alpha; its protein translation is MNFSNEELLDMYSDIVKSRVLGEKIVEYIYSGKIAGAIHPCLGQEAVSAGILTAFKKSDIITYGTETHRAQTVMAHRVGWKPFIAELLGRTGGCNDGISGEYHIHDLKNGQLPAAGALGGTWAEIAGFAWALKNDGKKRQIGFAPYGDGAISQGATYEAMNIAALFKLPILFFIENNGIAMSTPVESQSPLENLADRAAAFNMKGVTVDGDDPVAVAEAVLNGMELAANNEPNVVEVKTMRWEGHYVGDAQKYRDLSYKKDLDSICPVVRFEKRLKELGILDDEIIKAVKEAQTKEIVEGFDEGLSQSCVTKEQVLDYKRVYSNNAGGEL
- a CDS encoding 2-oxo acid dehydrogenase subunit E2, encoding MAEPKRIKESYKISGARKFIGKKMTESLRDYPQGSGSIYFPVDAVLDLKDELKAQNPNVSVTSVFVKLAAEALKEHPLINSALIGDEFFIYDSINIAVGIGLPEGIMMVVVNEAQDKDVFQISDELQDMIAKLKTKKLGMEHMMNSTYTISNMGMLEIDQVTPFLNPPETGIMAIGTTKKQLVVNDDDTTSIKRMACFSVTINHAAIDGFHSGLFLKTFKKYLLDPKSFMGLK
- a CDS encoding biotin/lipoyl-containing protein, translated to MQSFKMLRLLRNNDQINLGGEIMVEVQVPMIGQSGMDVRIEVWMIEEGEHIEKGEPLYELSNEKLNQEIESPATGTLVKILVPEGETVAVGDILAHIEE